Part of the Campylobacter sp. CNRCH_2014_0184h genome is shown below.
ATGAAAATGGAGAAATCATTGCTGAAGAAATTTATTATTCAGTGGGTGGTGGTTTTGTTATGAGTGAAGCTGAGCTTCAAAAACACAAAGATGGAGCTTGTGAGCAAAAACATACTAAATTAGAACTTGATGTTAACAATGCAAGCGATGCTTTAAAAATTTGTGAAGAAAAATCATGGGATCTAGCAAAACTTTCTTATGAATATGAGCTTCAATTTCATACCAAAGAAGAAATTAGAGCTTATTGTTTAGAAATTTGGGAAGTAATGCAAGAAGTTTATTATAATGGTATTCATCCAAGTTCAGATTTTCTTCCAGGAAATTTGCACTTAAAGCGCCGTGCTAAAGGGCTTAATGAGCGTTTGGCTATGACAAGCGATCCTTTGGGGATTATTGATTTTATTTCTTTATATGCTATTGCTATTGCAGAGGAAAATGCAAGTGGAGCTAGAGTAGTAACTGCTCCAACTAATGGAGCTTGTGCTGTTGTGCCTGCTGTAATGCTTTATCTTAAAAACCATACGGTTGGTTTTAATGATGAAAAGGCTATTAATTTTTTGCTAACTGCTATGTTAATAGGTTCTTTTTATAAGAAAAATGCAAGCATAAGTGGTGCTGAAGCTGGCTGTCAAGCTGAAATTGGTAGTGCAAGTTCTATGGCAGCAGGAGCTATGGCTACTGTGATGGGTTTTGATGCAAAGATAGCTTGTAATGCTGCTGAAATTGCGATGGAACACCATTTAGGATTAACTTGTGATCCAGTAAGTGGTTTAGTGCAAATTCCTTGCATAGAAAGAAATGCCTTTGGAGCGATTAAAGCTATTTCAGCTGCTAGAATGGCAATGAGTAGAAAATCAACTCCAAAAGTAAGTCTTGATGAGGTTATAAAAACTATGTATGAAACCGGCAAGGATATGAACTCAAAATACAAAGAAACTTCCTTAGGTGGTTTAGCTACTAATCTTACAAGTGTATGTTAATTCTTGAAGATTTAAAATCTTCAAGAATTTTTAGTTAAATAGATATCTAAATTCTCCTCTAAAACCATAGTTTGCATCCATGTCTTCCATAAAGTAACGATTTATCTCAAAAGATATTTCGGTTTTATTGCTAGGTTTTGCTTTAAATCCTATTATAGCATTGGCAAAAGCATGAGAATAATCTGCTGTTTTGTAATCCCAATTTCCAGTTAATGGATCTTGGAGTTTGCCTTGATCTTTGGCATCTGAGAAATATTGTCCGAAATCTGTTTTTAGATAAACCATAGATTTTCCTTCATTGTATTGTTGACCAACTAAAACAGATGCCATAATACCAAGATTTCTATAATCATCTTGTTGCATTCTTATGCCATTAGATGTTTTAACATCGTGATCTTGATAATAGGTAAAATCAATATCCATATAAGCATCTAAGAATGCATTATTTGGTAAATAGAATTTTCTTCCAAGTGCAAAACCAGCAGAATACGCAAGATTATCGAATTTTGCACTATTGGTTTCAAAACTTCCTGCCTGATTTGCTGATATTTTGCTTTTGTAATGATCTATAGCAAAGTCTGCTTCAAGATATACTCCATTTTTCCAAAACATTGCAGAGTACATACCTGTTGAAAAATTATTAATTTCAGAACTGCTTAATTTGTCTAGATTAGAATGTAAGGTTCCATATCCTAGATGAACACCGGTCATCATGTTAAAGTTAAGATAATTTATAATTTCATCAAAACCATATTTTACTCCTGTGTAAATACTGTCTATTTCTCTAGGACTATAAACATTGGTGTGCTGATTAAAATGTGAATTATAAGCTTGTGTCCACATTCCTCCTTTTGAATATTCATTTTCTTTAAGCAATCTAAATCTTTCAGAAAGTTGGTTTTGATTAAAAAGGTGCATTCTGTTTAATAAAAATGCATTGTCAATTACAGCTTTAACAATTTCTGAAGGATCTACTAACGAACTTATGTTATTATTGATTACATCTAATCTATCAATATATATATTTCCATTGCTTTGATTTTGATCGATATTTGGTGTTATAGTGTAACGTATAGCGCCATGATCTTTTTCTACTGTTTGATTAGAAGCAAGAATAAAATCTTTTAAATTGAGCTTGTTTTTATTTTCAACTTGACTTAAATCAATAAGTGTGTGATTTCCAGTGATTGTTTGTGTGGTAGGATTTTTATCATCAAATAATCCTGCACTAGCATCGTCTAAAATTTTAATGTGTAGTTTATTTAAAGCTTTAAAATCAATTTCTTTTGTTATAACATAGCTATCTCCAGTGTTGTTGGCTAGATCAGTGTAAAAACCAAAAGAATTATCTCCAGCTAGTGTAAATTTATCACTTGTTACTGTTCTGAAGTTGTATTTTGAATTTTTTACTGTATTATCGGTATTATTTACAGGAAAGTCAATGTGCCCAAAATTTATAATACTATTATTAAAGTAAGCTCCATTACCAACTTCATTATCATTGATCTGTGTTTCTAAGTTAATGCTAGATAAAAAGTTTATATTTGAGCCATCTGCGTAAATAGAATAAGCTTTAACATTGTCTTTGTTTTCTGCTTGGGTAGAAGCTGAAACTTTTATGGTGTGAACATTTCCATCCTTAGAGCCTATATTTAGAGTGCCTCCAATATCTGCTAATCCTACTGCATAGGAAAGTCCATCAAGCCCATCATAGCCTATACTTCCTGCTTGAGATTGTTGGTACTTAGCATCTTCATTGATAATAGTAGCATTAGTAATATCTCCAACTTTGCCGGCTTCGCCACCTTTTCCAGCTTGAGTTTTGATGTTAATATCCCCATTTAAATCAATATTTATTTCTTTTCCTGATTGATTTAAAACAGCTATACCTATGGCATCTCCACCTCTACCGCCATGTCCTGCATTACCAGATTGGACTTTGTTTACGCTACCATTATTGTATTTATGATCAGCTCCATCACCTTTTCCGCCATTACCTCCATTTCCGCCATTACCAGCTTTTATATCTATATTGATATCATTTAAAACTATAGAGTTACTCGCTTTTGTGTCTTTTTTGATGTTATATCCAAATACTCTATATCCTTCTCCATGGCCACCATGACCTCCATTTCCACCACTTCCATAAAGATAAGCATCGCTACCGCTTGTTCCATTTTCACCGTTTTTTCCGGTTTGATTAAATGTTAATGCTTCTTTAAAAGATTTGTTTTTTGAAAGTTCTGTGGTATTGGCAAAGTTATATCCTATACCACTTTTACCATGTTCTCCTTGTTTGCTTTCTGCTATGCTTACTTTGTCTATTATTACTTGATTGTTGGTTTGGTTTATTGAGAGTTCCACTCCATATCTTTTGTCTATAGTGTCATATCCTCCTCCACTTCCGCTAGACTCAAATTTTAAACCACTATCAAAATCTTCTTCTGACTCTATAACCACTATATCTGTATTCCAACTACCTGATGTTAAACCACCTTGTTCTAATTGTTTATTGATTTCTTGATCTCTTATGGAAACAGTTTGAGTTCCGGTATTTTCATCAACTTCAAACTTATCTACTTTTAGCTTATCTCCTTGGTTTTCTTTATAATTTGTGTTGAAAATAAAATTATTATTACCTTCTAGTTTTATGGTATCAGATGTTAATGTGTGGTATTCCCCATTTTCATGTATGAAATCAACTCTTGAATCTTTAAATGTAGCTCCATTACCACTAGCTCCATTACTAGTTGTGGTTTTTAAGGTAAGGTTTGTTCCAACTTTTAAAGTCGCATTATCAGCATATAGTGAACTAGCTTTAGCATCTTTTCCGTTGGCTTTTACATCAATAGTTATATCTTTATCTGAAAAAAGATTGAGTATAGAGCCATTTGCTATGTGTATACCATAAGCACTTGCAGTTCCATCCTCGCCCTTTGTCCCATCTATGCCATCTATAGCTGTTTGATCTCTATTTGGATCAAGTATGGTTAAATTTCCACCACCATAACCTTTATCTCCACTAGCTCCTTTACCACCATCTCCACCTTTACCACCGGTTGCATTTAGAGTGATATTTGCATTTAAATTTAGAGTAATATTTTTTCTTCCTTCAGCGTAAAATCCATTCAATTCTACGCTTCCTCCATTACCACCATTTCCTCCGTGTCCTGCTTGTGTTCTTCCATTTTTATGATCAGGCCCATCCGCATATCCACCATCAGCGCCTTTACCACCATCTCCACCTTTGGCTGTTATGGTAATATCTTTATCGATAGTGTAAGTTTCTCCATCTTTTATGCCATTTACTCCATTTATGACAAAACCTTGTCCATGGCCACCATCTCCGCCATGGCCACCATCTCCATATAACTTAGCATCGGTTCCTTTTGTACCATCACCACCTTTAGTTCCGGCGTTATTTGTAGAGTAAAGAGCTGTTTTACCACCGTTTAGATTTAAAACTTGAACATTGTGGCTTGTTCCATCTTTGCCATCAACTCCAGCTTTTGATTTATCTATGGTAACACTATCTACTTTTATAGCAGTGTCTGTGGTGTTTGTTTTATATTCTGTGAGATATCTTTCTCCATTAGTATCTACTCCATTATTTTCAAGATTAACATTTATACCATTTAATCCTCCATTTGTCACTGTGAAAATATCATGATTTATATCTATTGTTTTTTTATCCTCTAAATCAGAATAAACACCATCTTTTATATCTTGGACTAAGGTATCATCTGTGACATTTATTTTTATATCTCCACTTTTTGTGAGATTTGTTGCACTAACTTTATTACCTTGCTTGTTTTTTGAATCAATATGAAAATCGAAAGTATTTGAAGTTCCAGTTAATACTAAAGAGTCTGTTGTAAAGCTTTTGTAGCCATTGGTGTTATCAAATTTTAAAGTGCTATTTTCAAATTTTGCACCTCTTTTATCGTTTGAATTTGCACCATTGTCTATTTTTGATGTTATGGTTAGATTATCTTGTAAAATGATAGTTGAGTTATTTGCTTTGATACCAAATGCTTCTTTATTGCTAGCATTGGCTGCATTTGTTTCTATGGTTATACCACTACCGCTTACGCTGCTTAAAGTTAGAGTACTATTGCTTAAATCTATACCATTAGCAATGGCATCTTTAGCATCTTCGGCATTACCACCACTACCACCTGCTCCACCTGCACCACCACTACCAGCGGCACCAGGGCGTCCTTGAGTTCCTCCGACTATAGAAGTATTGGATCCTCCCCATCCTTGACTTCCACCATTTCCACTAGCTCCAGCCAAGCCAGCAGTCCCTTTGTTTCCTCCAGTAGATGAAAGTTTGATATTATCTATCATTACTATGGCATTGTTATTGTTATCTATATCTATAGCTGTGATGGTTGCGCTACCAGCGCTACCAGCGTTACCACCATTTCCAGCGTTACCACCATTTCCACCGTTACCACCATTTCCACCATAAGCATCATAGGCTGAGCATCCAAGCAAAGGGGTGCAATATCCACCAGATACGGCATTACCACCATTTCCTCCAGATCCTCCTTTACCACCATTACCACCATTACCACCATTACCACCATTACCACCTGTAGCAGTTGCATTTATGGCTTTTACAGAAAGCTCAAATGGATTGTTTGCATTGTTTTGAAATAAAGTAGCGCTTATAGATCCACCATTTCCACCATTTCCACCATTTCCACCATTTCCACCATTTCCAGCGTTACCGCCTTTTCCACCAAATGCTTGCGTTGGTTTATCTCCGTAATCTCCTGAGTTAGCGTGAGAACCATTACCTCCATTACCACCGTTTTTACCATCAGCACCATTACCTCCATTACCACCAGAAGCACCTTTTAAAACTAACGTGTAGCTTTTATCGCTAAGATTGGTTTTTTCTTTGATGATGTAACCTGTTATTTTTATATCACCTAAATTAGAGCCATTACCACCATTACCGCCATGACTTCCATTAGATCCTTTTCCACCATTAAATCCATCTATTTGTTGATTGCCTGAATAGCCTGTGGTTTGTCCATCTGTTCCGTTATTACCAGCTTCCCCAGCTTGTCCAGCTGTTCCATTTGCTTTACTTTGTTCATTTGTATTAATTTCGATGGTTTGATTATTGTTTTTAATATCAAAAATTTCTTCTATATCGTTTTGAGAAGCACTACCATTAACCCCATCTTGACCTTTTTCTAAAACAGATGCTCCATCTTGACCATGTATTCCTTCCCCAGCTGCATTTAATTCTGTAGATGAAAAAGCTAAAGAAAGACTTAAAACTAAAGTAGAAAATTTAAGAGAATTTTTTAAAAGTTCACATTCTTTTGTATTTTTAGAAAGGCTATCCCCCCCCCCCATGGGTATTTAAAGTCCGATTCATATTCATTTACTCCTATTTAAAATAATAAATTAAAATATTATGATTATAAATATTTTTTTATAAATTTAAAATAAATTTACAACATAAAAATTTAAAGCTTTTAAAAGCGCATAAATGCTAAATTTTCAAAAATTTTAAGGAAAATATAAATGATAGAAATCAAAAAACCAGCAGAGATAGAAAAACTACGCAAAGCAAATGAGCTTGTAGCTAGAACGCTTGATTATCTAGAAACTATCATAGTTCCAGGTATGAGTTTAAAAGAAATTGATATCAAAGCAGAAAAATTTATACTTGATCATGGTGCAAAACCATCTTTTAAAGGTTTGTATGGTTTTCCAGGCAGTATTTGTATCTCGCTTAATCAAGCTTGCATTCATGGTGTAGGCGATGAGCGTATTTTAAAAGAAGGCGATATTTTAGGTCTTGATGTAGGTACTTGCATAGATGGATACTATGGGGATGCAGCAAGGACTATACCTATAGGTAAAATTTCAGCTACTGATGAGGCTTTAATTGCTTGTGCTAAAGATGCTTTGTATTATGCTATAGATATTATCAAAGAGGGTATGCGTTTTAAAGAGCTTTCTTATGAACTTGGTGAGTTTATTGCTAAAAGAGGTTTTGTGCCTTTGAAGGGTTATTGTGGTCATGGTATAGGTAAAAAACCCCATGGTGAGCCTGAAATTCCAAATTATTTAGAACCAGGTGCTAGTGCAAAAAGTGGACCTAAAATCAAAAATGGCATGGTATTTTGCATAGAGCCTATGGTATGTCAAAAAGATGGCACGCCAGTGCATTTAAAAGGTAATTGGGAAGCAGGAAGCAAAGATGGTTTAAATGCTGCTCATTATGAGCATTGTGTTGCTATTATAAATGGTAAGGCAGATATTTTATCTAAGTAAGAAAGTTTAATCTTTCTTACTCGAATGTTTTTAATTTTTCTGAAAGTTTAGAAGCATTTTCTAAAACATCTTGTGAAATTTGCGTTAAATCAAGGGAGTAGTTTTTAACACAATTTGCAAGCTCAGTTACTTTTTCTATATTTTGTTCTAGTTCATTCATTTTAGCTTTTGATTCATCGCTTTTTTCTTCCATGATTTTAGTAGAATGAATACTTGTTTTTAATTTTTCTATAGAAGTTCCAACCTCACCTTGTAAGATATTAGCTTTGTTAGAGGTATCATTCATGGATTGATGAATTCCATCCATCAAACTTTTGTTGTCATTGATTTGTTGCACTATAGTTCTTACGGTTGTTTCTATGGCAACTAAAGATTTTGTGGTTTTATCTGCTAGATTTCTAACTTCATCAGCAACTACAGCAAAGCCACGTCCGTGTTCACCTGCACGTGCTGCTTCAATAGCTGCATTTAGCGCAAGCAAATTGGTTTGATCGGCTATGTCTTTTATGGTTGTAGTAACTTCTACTATGCTATCAGCACTTTGTACTAGCATATCCATAGCACTTAAAACACTTTGTTCTTTTTCACCACTTAACAATATAAGCTCTACCAATTCTTTAAGTGTAAGCTCAACTTTAGCCATTACTTCTTGCATACCATGCATATCATTTATAGTGTTTTTAGCTAAATTTTGTGTTAAGTCTATATGGCTTTCTAAGATAGAACTTATTTCATGGACATTAGAAATTTGTTCATGTTGTAAAAGTGAGCTTTGCTGTAAAACTTCAGCATTTTGAGAAAGCTTTTGTGAGCTTTTGTGACTTGAATTTGCAGTTTGTATAGCTTCTAAAACCGAATTTTGCACTATTTGTATAAAAGAGTTTATGTAGCCAGCACTTGTTGCTAATTCACTTTTTTTATCAATATCTAATCTTGCACTTAAATTCGCATGCTCACCAGCTAAGTTTGCACTTAGTTTTTCAAGTAAAGATATAGGTATGATTACTTTTTTTAATGTTAAAAGTATGAAGAAAATCAATACAGCTAAGGTGAATAAGAAAATTCCTATAGCGGTGTAAAGATTGTATTTGTTGTTAAGATTAATTTCTTGAGCAATGAAATTTTTATGAGATATGATTTCTTTTTGTAATTCTTGATCAAGAAAACTTTGAGAATTATCTTTTAAAATTTTAATCTGACTTAGTATCATTTTACAATGTGTGCTAAAAAGTTCAAATAATTCTTGTGGAAGCTGTGGATCGTTTGTGTTTAAATTTGCTACTAAACTTTGGAGACGATTTTGTGCTAAAGGTTCTAGTATATCCATAGTTCCTATGATGCTTAATATATCCCCGATAGATTCTATTTGTCTAGCTTCTTGAGCAGTAAGTGCTAGCTTGTTTGTTTGTTTAATGATTTCTTGTTGAATTTCATAAAGATAAAGTTTTGAATTTATAGCAATAGAATTAGCTGATTTAAAATGCTGTAATTGAGCATTTTTTTTCTCAAAAATCGTTTGTATTTTTTTAGTGTCTATTTTATTGGCTTTTAAAATTGCTAAAGTATTTTCAAAATCTTGTATTAAAGCAACGCTAGTGTCATAGTTTTGTAAATTGAGTTTATTTTTAAAAATCTCATCTATTTTGGTATCTAGAATTTCTAATTTTTGAAAAGAACCCATGATGAGTGAATTTCTTTTTGTGGTGTTGTAGGTATTAAAGATAAATAAAGTCAAAGTTAAAAGTAATACCAAAACCACTATAGACAAAGTGATGAATTGTTTTAAAAAAGAAAAAGATTTTTTATTTGAGCGGGTCATGGTATTCTCCTGTTAAAGAATTTAAAAAAGCAACTATATCATCAACCACATCTTGTTCTAAAAATTTACCAAGTTGATAATAAGCCATAAATTGCACGCAAGCATCAAGTGTTGGCATGGAGCCATCATGAAAATAAGGAGCAGTTTTGGCTATATTTCTAAGGCTTGGTACTTTTACTACAAATTGATCATGAGGATCTTGAGTAATCTCATAGCGTCCTTTCCAGTTTGTTCCATTATCATAAGGTACAAATACTCCCATTTTTTGATACATATTGCCACCTATATTTTGACCTTGATGGCATGCTATACAACCATTTGACAAAAAAGCATTATAACCTCTTTTTGCTTGCTCGCTTATTGCGTTTTTATCACCTTTTAAGTAGCGATCAAAAGGAGAATTTGGAGTGAGTAAGGTTTTTTGAAACTCAGCTAAAGCGTGTGTTATATTTTCAAAGTTAATTTCTCCATAAAGTTTTTTAAACTCTTTTTCATAAATTGGGTTAGCTTTTACAATTTGTACTACTTCGCTTTCATCTTTTAAACCCATTTCTTTGGGATTTAATAAAGGATGCTTGGCTTGATCTTGTAAGTCTTTTGCATTGCCTCTCCAAAATTGAGATAGATTAAAAACAGCATTGAAATTTGTAGGTGTATGAAATGGTTCGTCTATTATGCCATTAATACCTGTTGAAAAGGTTTTATTATCAACTCCAAATTTTGTAATATCATGACAAGTATTACAAGATACTTTTTTATCTTTTGATAAACTTGTATCCATGTAAAGCTTTTTGCCTAAGATAGCTTTTTCTTTATCATAAGGAACACTTTCAGGCAAAGGGGTAATCATTTCAAGTGCTAAAAGTGGTAGTAAAGAAAATATTAAAATAATAAAAGTTTTCATAATCATTTTCCTTTATTTTTATAAATTTTTAGTTAATAATTTTTATTAATTATAGCACTAAAATCTTAATCTTTTATAAGTAAATACAGTAGTTAGAAGTGTTATAAATGATAAAAATAAAATATAAATAAAAATTCCATAAACAAAAGGATTCTC
Proteins encoded:
- a CDS encoding L-serine ammonia-lyase, producing the protein MSSNLSIFKVGVGPSSSHTLGPMLAGNMFCEKIKDKITQITKIQIKLYGSLSLTGKGHLSDKAIIWGLSGLRAKELNAALQDRVFNKILQDKILVLNAQKELNFDYDKDLIFEKDFLPLHENGLKVSAYDENGEIIAEEIYYSVGGGFVMSEAELQKHKDGACEQKHTKLELDVNNASDALKICEEKSWDLAKLSYEYELQFHTKEEIRAYCLEIWEVMQEVYYNGIHPSSDFLPGNLHLKRRAKGLNERLAMTSDPLGIIDFISLYAIAIAEENASGARVVTAPTNGACAVVPAVMLYLKNHTVGFNDEKAINFLLTAMLIGSFYKKNASISGAEAGCQAEIGSASSMAAGAMATVMGFDAKIACNAAEIAMEHHLGLTCDPVSGLVQIPCIERNAFGAIKAISAARMAMSRKSTPKVSLDEVIKTMYETGKDMNSKYKETSLGGLATNLTSVC
- the map gene encoding type I methionyl aminopeptidase gives rise to the protein MIEIKKPAEIEKLRKANELVARTLDYLETIIVPGMSLKEIDIKAEKFILDHGAKPSFKGLYGFPGSICISLNQACIHGVGDERILKEGDILGLDVGTCIDGYYGDAARTIPIGKISATDEALIACAKDALYYAIDIIKEGMRFKELSYELGEFIAKRGFVPLKGYCGHGIGKKPHGEPEIPNYLEPGASAKSGPKIKNGMVFCIEPMVCQKDGTPVHLKGNWEAGSKDGLNAAHYEHCVAIINGKADILSK
- a CDS encoding methyl-accepting chemotaxis protein; translation: MTRSNKKSFSFLKQFITLSIVVLVLLLTLTLFIFNTYNTTKRNSLIMGSFQKLEILDTKIDEIFKNKLNLQNYDTSVALIQDFENTLAILKANKIDTKKIQTIFEKKNAQLQHFKSANSIAINSKLYLYEIQQEIIKQTNKLALTAQEARQIESIGDILSIIGTMDILEPLAQNRLQSLVANLNTNDPQLPQELFELFSTHCKMILSQIKILKDNSQSFLDQELQKEIISHKNFIAQEINLNNKYNLYTAIGIFLFTLAVLIFFILLTLKKVIIPISLLEKLSANLAGEHANLSARLDIDKKSELATSAGYINSFIQIVQNSVLEAIQTANSSHKSSQKLSQNAEVLQQSSLLQHEQISNVHEISSILESHIDLTQNLAKNTINDMHGMQEVMAKVELTLKELVELILLSGEKEQSVLSAMDMLVQSADSIVEVTTTIKDIADQTNLLALNAAIEAARAGEHGRGFAVVADEVRNLADKTTKSLVAIETTVRTIVQQINDNKSLMDGIHQSMNDTSNKANILQGEVGTSIEKLKTSIHSTKIMEEKSDESKAKMNELEQNIEKVTELANCVKNYSLDLTQISQDVLENASKLSEKLKTFE
- a CDS encoding cytochrome-c peroxidase, which produces MMKTFIILIFSLLPLLALEMITPLPESVPYDKEKAILGKKLYMDTSLSKDKKVSCNTCHDITKFGVDNKTFSTGINGIIDEPFHTPTNFNAVFNLSQFWRGNAKDLQDQAKHPLLNPKEMGLKDESEVVQIVKANPIYEKEFKKLYGEINFENITHALAEFQKTLLTPNSPFDRYLKGDKNAISEQAKRGYNAFLSNGCIACHQGQNIGGNMYQKMGVFVPYDNGTNWKGRYEITQDPHDQFVVKVPSLRNIAKTAPYFHDGSMPTLDACVQFMAYYQLGKFLEQDVVDDIVAFLNSLTGEYHDPLK